From Camelus bactrianus isolate YW-2024 breed Bactrian camel chromosome 16, ASM4877302v1, whole genome shotgun sequence, the proteins below share one genomic window:
- the KLHL11 gene encoding kelch-like protein 11, protein MAAAAVAAAAAAAAAASLQVLEMESMETAAAGSAGLAAEVRGSGTVDFGHGPGLSAMEASGGDPGPEAEDFECSSHCSELSWRQNEQRRQGLFCDITLCFGGAGGREFRAHRSVLAAATEYFTPLLSGQFSESRSGRVEMRKWSSEPGPEPDTVEAVIEYMYTGRIRVSTGSVHEVLELADRFLLIRLKEFCGEFLKKKLHLSNCVAIHSLAHMYTLSQLALKAADMIRRNFHKVIQDEEFYTLPFHLIRDWLSDLEITVDSEEVLFETVLKWVQRNAEERERYFEELFKLLRLSQMKPTYLTRHVKPERLVANNEVCVKLVADAVERHALRAENIQSGTFQHPASHVSLLPRYGQNMDVIMVIGGVSEGGDYLSECVGYFVDEDRWVNLPHIHNHLDGHAVAVTESYVYVAGSMEPGFAKTVERYNPNLNTWEHVCSLMTRKHSFGLTEVKGKLYSIGGHGNFSPGFKDVTVYNPELDKWHNLESAPKILRDVKALAIEDRFVYIAARTPVDRDTEDGLKAVITCYDTETRQWQDVESLPLIDNYCFFQMSVVNSNFYQTASCCPKSYSIENEEAVRKIASQVSDEILESLPPEVLSIEGAAICYYKDDVFIIGGWKNSDDIDKQYRKEAYRYCAERKRWMLLPPMPQPRCRATACHVRIPYRYLHGTQRYPMPQNLMWQKDRIRQMQEIHRHALNMRRVPSSQIEC, encoded by the exons CGCCGAAGTCAGAGGCAGTGGCACGGTGGACTTCGGGCATGGGCCGGGCTTGTCTGCAATGGAGGCGAGCGGCGGCGATCCGGGCCCGGAGGCCGAGGATTTCGAATGTAGTTCTCACTGCTCGGAGCTGTCGTGGCGGCAGAACGAGCAACGGCGCCAGGGCCTCTTCTGCGACATTACCTTGTGCTTCGGCGGTGCGGGAGGCCGCGAGTTCCGGGCCCACCGCTCGGTGCTGGCGGCCGCCACCGAGTACTTTACGCCCCTGCTCTCGGGCCAGTTCTCCGAGTCCCGCTCGGGCCGGGTGGAGATGCGCAAGTGGAGCTCCGAGCCCGGGCCCGAACCCGACACGGTGGAAGCCGTTATCGAATACATGTACACCGGGCGCATCCGCGTCAGCACGGGCAGTGTGCACGAAGTGCTGGAGTTGGCCGACAG GTTCCTATTAATTCGTTTAAAAGAATTTTGTGGAGAATTTCTCAAGAAAAAACTTCATCTCTCTAATTGTGTGGCCATCCATAGCTTAGCTCACATGTATACCCTGAGCCAACTTGCTCTGAAAGCTGCAGATATGATACGgagaaatttccacaaagtaaTTCAGGATGAGGAATTTTATACTTTACCTTTCCACCTCATTCGAGACTGGCTGTCAGACTTGGAGATTACGGTTGACTCTGAAGAGGTTCTGTTTGAAACAGTTTTAAAGTGGGTTCAGAGAAAtgctgaagagagagagagatactttGAAGAACTTTTTAAATTGCTCCGATTGTCCCAGATGAAACCTACTTACCTTACTCGTCATGTCAAACCAGAGAGGCTGGTGGCCAATAATGAAGTTTGTGTCAAGTTAGTGGCCGATGCAGTGGAGAGGCATGCTCTGAGAGCTGAGAATATACAGTCTGGCACGTTCCAGCATCCTGCTTCTCATGTTTCTTTGTTACCTCGCTATGGGCAGAACATGGATGTGATCATGGTTATAGGAGGCGTGTCAGAAGGAGGAGACTATTTAAGTGAATGTGTGGGATATTTTGTCGATGAGGACAGATGGGTAAACCTACCCCATATTCATAATCACCTTGATGGACATGCTGTTGCAGTAACAGAATCCTATGTGTATGTTGCTGGGTCAATGGAACCAGGATTTGCTAAAACTGTGGAAAGATATAACCCAAATTTGAATACGTGGGAACATGTTTGTAGTCTGATGACAAGGAAGCATTCTTTTGGGCTGACAGAAGTCAAAGGGAAGCTCTACAGCATTGGAGGACATGGCAACTTTAGTCCTGGTTTTAAAGATGTGACTGTTTATAATCCCGAGCTTGATAAATGGCACAACTTGGAATCGGCACCAAAGATTCTTCGAGATGTTAAAGCACTAGCTATTGAAGACCGGTTTGTGTACATTGCTGCCCGCACTCCTGTGGACCGGGACACTGAAGATGGATTAAAGGCTGTCATTACTTGCTATGATACAGAGACTCGACAGTGGCAAGATGTGGAATCTTTGCCACTTATTGACAATTACTGCTTTTTCCAAATGTCCGTGGTCAATTCAAACTTTTACCAGACAGCCTCATGCTGTCCCAAGAGTTATTCGATAGAAAATGAAGAGGCAGTAAGAAAAATTGCCAGCCAAGTTTCCGATGAGATCCTTGAAAGCTTACCTCCAGAAGTCCTAAGCATCGAAGGAGCAGCCATTTGCTATTACAAAGATGATGTTTTCATTATTGGGGGCTGGAAAAACAGTGATGATATTGACAAACAGTATCGGAAAGAAGCCTACCGATACTGTGCTGAGAGAAAGAGGTGGATGCTTCTTCCTCCCATGCCACAGCCTCGTTGTAGAGCCACTGCCTGCCACGTGAGAATCCCATACCGGTACTTGCATGGCACTCAGAGATACCCTATGCCTCAAAACTTAATGTGGCAGAAGGACCGGATCAGACAGATGCAGGAAATACATCGGCATGCCCTAAACATGCGGCGAGTGCCAAGCTCTCAGATAGAATGCTAG